In Euwallacea similis isolate ESF13 chromosome 30, ESF131.1, whole genome shotgun sequence, the genomic window AACAAGATGATagttatttatatacataaacATTTGATATCAAATtccataataataaatacaggTTAACCACACACAATACTGATTTCTTGTAGTTTTGTCACAActtaagttgattttaaaatagttttcgCATTCTCCGTGACCAACTGGACCAGGCTTCCAGAAGTCGGCCTGTCCTCTCCTTTAGCCCATTTAACGAATAAATCTCCTATAAATTCTAGAGGCGTCCACGTAGAAAAATCAGCTTCGGGCATCCATTTTCGGTTCATTGGTGTATCTAAGGTGATGGGCAAAATTGCCAATACAGTGCTATTGTCGGGCAAGCCACTGTTTTTGCCGGCTAAAGACTTAGTAAGGTGGTGTACGGCTGCTTTAGCTACGCCTGAAATTCactttaatgattattttttactgtgAAGTAATTTGAGTTGGCACCATATCCAATCATTCCAGGGGTAGGTTCTAGTGCTGCCTTCGCTCCGGTGAGCTGCAAAATCCCTTCTGCCTTGAGGTATTTCGAAGCTAGAGTTGCAGCTATAAGAGAGCTGTTTACACTCTGGTTCCACATGAGTTCTGACCTTTTGGTCAGCTCTGTTGAGGCGTTTCCTCCAGTCCAGCCTCCTTCACGGAACCTCACATCAATAGAAATTCATCGCTGCAGCTTTGTCTTACCTGCAACGCAGAATATGCCATCCAGCTGTTGCCTGTTTAAAGCATCTCCTACAGCTTTGCAAATGAAGGATTCCTGCTGTACCGGACTTTCTGTAGTGTTCACTGCCACGTTGACGTCAGCTTCGGGATTTTCCGCCAAGTCCACACTTACCACCCAAAAATTAGCAGCTTTCAGTTGAGTAATGCACTGTGATCCTAAAGCACCTCGTCCTCCATAAACTAGTACTCTTCCTGATgccattttctttaacaaatatcgcctttttcaataaacataaatataagtTAATAACAATGTGGTTTTAACGACTACTGGTGGTTGACTGAAAGCGAAAGTGAGTTAGATATGAGTGAATTATAAGCAGTTCAAGGAAGCTGGTCAACTGAAAATCCAAGTACGAGGTGCACCATGATACGGGGGAATTCCCATTTTTAGTGGCTTAAGATTTCGTCATgtgtttaattatattatgcAGACTCGATAgggtttaaattaaagttaatgATTCAATGATGTTATACACAGAATATCACGGAATCATTGGTAAAATTAGTATGCGGTATTAGaacgccaaaaaaaaaataaagcggTTGGGTCTTGCATTATATGGGTATAGGTGTTTTctctaattttataaattttcacaaCTTTTGAGTTTGGGCTTCAAATTGCATACAAGAGGGTTTTGCAGAACGACAAATTCATCTTCAATGTCTTCTAAGATACCTGATTGGTGTTCCCACAATAGTAGTATCTTCAGAAGATTGGACATGAACGGAGAACTTAAATTGGACAAGCACGGAAAACTTGAattgcaaatatctcaaaaaccgttagagatactaatttttaactaaaacgGCCTGAGCTAACCTGAAAACTCAAGTACTCAAATGAATCTCTGAAGATAATTGCAGATTTAACGTTGAACTCATAAAATGTCCAATGATTTATGAGGGTGACAAGGGGTGGCAAGGGGCTCTATATTATGgagtaattcatcagaacgcatcaaattatatttctcAGATCTCCCTCGTAGACACAAAACAGCCTGTATCCTTTCTACATTTTTATACGAATCCAATCAGTATtagtatatattattaaacCCATTGGAAAATAACAATGTCAAGGGTAACATAAATAGACCAGATAATTTGTATTTCTCGAAAGCGATGCGACATAATATGTGGAGTTTCAACAtaataaagattaaaattcACCCAAGATTGTGTTTTGTAGACCTCTAATTTATTACTTGGTTGAGTTTAATATTGATGGTTCCTACATAAGGGAGTACAATAGtgacacttaaaaaaaaaacagtttaaaacATAATACCGCATATGGTTAGAAGCCCCAAAGGGCTGAGTTTGATAAACGCACAAGAATCTTTCTCTGTCGTCTATAACACTTATTAAAGTATTAG contains:
- the Dhpr gene encoding dihydropteridine reductase, whose amino-acid sequence is MASGRVLVYGGRGALGSQCITQLKAANFWVVSVDLAENPEADVNVAVNTTESPVQQESFICKAVGDALNRQQLDGIFCVAGGWTGGNASTELTKRSELMWNQSVNSSLIAATLASKYLKAEGILQLTGAKAALEPTPGMIGYGVAKAAVHHLTKSLAGKNSGLPDNSTVLAILPITLDTPMNRKWMPEADFSTWTPLEFIGDLFVKWAKGEDRPTSGSLVQLVTENAKTILKST